The Streptomyces sp. NBC_01268 genome window below encodes:
- the purU gene encoding formyltetrahydrofolate deformylase yields the protein MTDQYVLTLSCPDKQGIVHAVSSYLFITGCNIEDSQQFGDRDSGLFFMRVHFSAEAPVTVEKLRASFAAVGDSFTMDWQINRADERMRVVLMVSKFGHCLNDLLFRSRIGALPVEIVAVVSNHTDFAELVGSYGIPFRHIPVTKDTKAEAEAELLALVRDEDVELVVLARYMQVLSDDLCKQLSGRIINIHHSFLPSFKGAKPYHQAHARGVKLIGATAHYVTADLDEGPIIEQEVERVGHEVTPDQLVATGRDVECQALARAVKWHAERRILLNGRRTVVFA from the coding sequence ATGACCGACCAGTACGTCCTCACCCTCTCCTGCCCCGACAAGCAGGGCATCGTGCACGCCGTGTCGAGCTATCTCTTCATCACGGGATGCAACATCGAGGACAGCCAGCAGTTCGGAGACCGTGACAGCGGTCTCTTCTTCATGCGGGTCCACTTCTCGGCGGAGGCGCCGGTCACGGTGGAGAAGCTGCGGGCCAGCTTCGCCGCGGTGGGCGACTCGTTCACCATGGACTGGCAGATCAACCGGGCCGACGAGCGGATGCGCGTCGTGCTGATGGTGTCGAAGTTCGGCCACTGCCTGAACGACCTGCTGTTCCGCTCCCGGATCGGCGCGCTGCCCGTCGAGATCGTGGCGGTCGTCTCCAACCACACGGACTTCGCGGAGCTGGTCGGCTCGTACGGGATCCCGTTCCGGCACATTCCGGTCACCAAGGACACCAAGGCGGAGGCCGAGGCGGAACTCCTCGCCCTGGTCCGCGACGAGGACGTCGAGCTGGTCGTCCTCGCCCGCTACATGCAGGTCCTCTCCGACGACCTGTGCAAGCAGCTCTCCGGGCGGATCATCAACATCCACCACTCCTTCCTCCCCAGCTTCAAGGGCGCCAAGCCCTACCACCAGGCGCACGCGCGCGGTGTGAAGCTGATCGGCGCCACGGCGCACTACGTGACGGCCGACCTCGACGAGGGCCCGATCATCGAGCAGGAGGTCGAGCGGGTCGGCCACGAGGTGACCCCCGACCAGCTGGTGGCGACCGGCCGCGACGTGGAGTGCCAGGCGCTCGCCCGCGCCGTGAAGTGGCACGCCGAGCGCCGCATCCTGCTCAACGGGCGCCGCACGGTCGTCTTCGCCTAG